AGGGGTAGTTTCCTTGTGGAAAATAAGGATTATAGAGCAAAAAAGTTCATTACCTCACTTGCGATAAAAATTGTGTGTAtagtagcaacaacaaaataaaaccggTTCGAATCTGGCTATGTAGGTTATGTCATAAACTGTTGAGAGCCGGtgatgtatttaaaaaatgatcGAAATTTGTAATATCACGAGTTAGGAAAATTCGATTGATTGGCAGCTAAATTGATTTCCAGGTTATTGgcttccccttttttgttaatttttgtatGTTGGTCTTGCTCAGCTTATACTCTTCCAATAGAACTTTTTCCTAgtttcaaaaataaagaaaacgtTATCAGATTGGTAGTTAGTGACGTGGAAACATAGTGACGTCGTCAGAATGACAGTACATCCAGCCGAGCTGATGGGAAATAGGTCCTATCCCGTAGCGATAGATTCCATACAACGTAGTTACCTAAAATAGTTGAAAATGGCTTCATGCGTTAGGGCAGGAATGatgtcataaaaaaataacgatgTAACCATATCGACGGAATTCGAGTCGAGTCGTGTcaccattttttattcattgtaCTCATCTCGTAGATCATTCCACCATGTTGACCTACAGTTGAGCTAAAATGTATGAACATTGTAATACCAATGTTAGATTTTTACCAATCTCCCCAACATGAAACGCAAGTCCACTTTGTTTGAATTTCGGCGCATATTCTCTGAACCTCAAATATGATGTTTGTAACAGCATATCGATACGGGTGCACCGTTATTCCGGTCGGAATCTGCTTGTCTATGACCCTGCGGCGTGAGTAAGACTTTAGCAACGATATTTAGTACTTGTTGACCATTCCATGGAAACGGTGGATATTgcagcgaaaggaaaacacgAGCGAATGCGAAGCAAATACCTAAAGCCCACCAATAACTGCGTGTTCGATTTCGGCCAGCACATACACGCACTCCGGGCTCCGGGAAAATGAACACATCATGCTGCTGTCGGTTGATTGCACCTGATGTtgttagaatttttttttttgctctcttgtTGTCTCCACAAACACGATAACATTTCTCGTTTCGGAACATAATTATGAACCACACATTGCACAACCACACATCGCAAACTTCCACCAATCCACCAACCAAACCGCACACGGTACACTAAATCTGTCCACCGAGTTAGTTGTTGATGCCACCCGTTTAGTTTCCCCTCTCTTCTCGGGCAATGGAACGAGCTCGAGAGAAATTCGTATTTCAAGCACTGCGCTTTCTCGGACACTGCTCCATCGCAGCGCGGCAGCAAACATCTGGATgcggggtgggtgggttggtTGAGCCTTACGGAACGGAATACGACCGATTACACCGATTCCGTTCGTTGCGCGAGGCTCTACGCGTTTTTCCCCCTGCACGTTCCGCTTTTCGCGCTTATCGATCGCGTGTGGATTTGGGTTGCGACCGAGTGCAAGTTTTCCACAACGCTCCACAGCGCACAGTGGGTTACCTCGATCGGTCGATCGGCCGATCGATCGCAAGGGGGATTCGGACGCCTCGGCTGACTCAAATGGCTTGCAGGTTACTGCGTGTTAACAAGTGGTTCATCTTTGCCAGCTCTCACGTGTGCTGTTCGCTATCGTCACGCCTGATGACGTGCGTGGTTGATGGGTTTATCGGAGCATTAAGCTAGGCTGGGCCCTACCATCGAACCTTGTTCGATTGTTGCACTAATCACTAGCTGAGAGTCTCGGAAAGCGAGTGCACAATTGGGGGAGCGAACGAACAGGCTCAAAGTGGACCACCATTCGTCGGGAAGGGACCAAGGGCTTGCCATGGGAAAGTAGGAGACAGTTGATTCGTACGACCCGCACACGACCGATCCATTCGGTACTCACACCGCTCTGCTGTTTGGATGTCCTTTACAGAAATGCATGTCCTCGTGAAGCATTCACATCGGGGCGGAACGTGGCTGGGACCGGTCGGTGTCTTGGCGGTTCTGCTGCTGGCGTTCTGTGTCTCTCCAGGTCTACCGGAGGGCATCAAACTACCGGACCAAACATCCAGAACGAACGACGGTGGGCCATCAGTGCCTGTCCAACAACAGCCGGCGGTTGGTGAGGAACGGAGGCAGGGTAAGAACCTGTTGGACTTCATCGGTCTTGGAACGGGTGGCAATGTGGATCCGTATCTCGCACGCACCAACACCCAATGTTTGAATGGCGAGCTCGCCGAATGCTTCAAGTCCCAGGCACTCAACACTTTCGGCGAGTTCTTCGATAAGGATCAATACCAGTAAGTTATATTGTCAGATTATCcgtttttaaattatgcttaaCCTCAATCCTCATCTCCGTTCTTTACCATGTCACATAGACTTACCAGCGATGCACGCATTATACGACTACCGGAAACACAGCTTCGTTCTCTGGCACAGGAAGGCTACGAGTTTGTAGGCGAGTCCCGTCACAGTGACTCCGAGTGGGAGCTCCTGTACAAGTATGCTCTGCGCCGGTTGGAACGATTCGTCAAGTCCACGGCACTGGAGTTCCAGATGCCCGACCAGCTCACGGAGGAGGGACGATATTCTGCCCGCTTTATCGACGAAATTTCGGACGAAATCGACGTGATCGAAGACAAGAAGGCACCACTGTTTACGCGCCACCGGCTAAAGAAGATCTTcattccactgctgctgatactGAAGGTGTTCAAGCTGAAGCTGCTACTCTTCCTGCCGCTCGTACTCGGCCTGGCCAGCTTCAAGAAGCTGCTCGGTTTTCTCGCCATTATTGTGCCGGGCGTGATCGGCTATCTGAAGCTGTTTAAGCCACACCAGAGCTGCTGTACGAACGATATCTTCTCGGGCGGATATCAACCACAGTATTCGCCACAGGGTCTCGGTTCGATCGGCTACAGTCCGTACAAAGAGTACGCTGGCCAGCACTACTCGCGACCGGACGGAGGTTATGCTTCCCCGTACAGCAACTACTATCGCGAATCGGGACGGACAGATGTTCAGGGAAGCAGTGTGAAGTTTGGAGATGATCTCGCCTACCAAGGCTACTCGGAGTATCGCAGCAGCGGCAAGGATGTAAAGGCAGAGAACTGAGGAATGAGCGCGCAGGGAGAACCGTGTTGTCATATTGTATATCATGCATCCAATCGTGTTCATCCGTGCATGTTAATGCCATGCTAGTGTAAATATTTATGacatgtaaaataaattaaatatccaTTCCACGAAGCCGTGTTTGTAATGCTATCCAGCAACATGGGATTGTAAATTTTAGCCCACATTTGATATTTTAACCAACTACAACTTCACCGTCGGCACAATGTTTCAAAAGTGTGTTGTACTTATTAAGACTTAAATACAAATTCAACAATATTTTCATCTATTGGAATTTGGAATTGGAAAACGATTTTGATTTAAAGAGCTACAAAATAGTGCTAGAATTCATGTTTTCctgaaagatattaaaagCTAGTTCACTTTCGTAGAACCAGGCATGGTTCTTTAGAAAAGTCGGTAAGACACAATGCTACCAAGCACTGCTCCACTGGGAATTCAACGCTAATCTTAATCAGTTCGCAGAAGGAATTTAAATTGAAGCACTTCCATCAGCCACCATTATCGCGGCAAAAAGGTTCGGCAGTAATTGTCCCTTCCATCAGACAGTCTAGCAATTAATCTCGTACCTTAACTCCATTATATTGCAAAAACACACTCCCTTTCCAGCGAATACCGGCTCCCTAATGATCCCCTCATTGTGCCCAAATTTATGACCAAACAATCTACCGGACCGGATGATGAGGTATCTTAGTTTCAGCTCGTAATCGATACCGAGCGCAAATTACATTGATCAAACCTAACCCGGgtgaagcgaaaaaaacaaaacgcaaccacCCGGTAATCCCATTCAGGGTAagatttatttcttatttccatttcgatgGTGTTGCGTGGCACGGATAGGTTTCCGGCGAAAGATCTGGGAAATGGATCAAACACGCTAACCCTCCTTTGGCCCCAAAGTCAAAGAAGCGATTCGTATTGCCTCATCCATCTCCAGCCCTCGTCATATTTCCCGATGCCATTTATCCTTGTTTTGGTGTTGGCCATTCGGTTCTTAGCTTTCGGTTTTCAATGCTGACGCTGACGACGTCGGATGCGCCACCATAATCGATCCATCAGCCGTTTTCGGGTTCACCACTCGATTCGTCTATTCCGCCAGAAGGCCAGAAGGATCTGCTCGTTAGTAATGGGGTTTTGCGTTCCGCGTACGCCAAATCAATCAGTCGCacgaatcgatcgatttgaATCCATTTCATTGCACTGCCATGATTTTGATTTCTGCTCATTCTGCCAAGCTAAGAGAAAACATGCGgcgcgttgttgttgctgttgttggcaCTTTTACAGCGGAAACGATGTCCACTGGGTGTCCATCGAAAGTGGTATCACCGGAACCGGTTGCAGTGAGTGAGGGGAGGGGGAAATGAGTATCTTGTGACTCTGGACCGGGCTGCCCATCCTGCTTCAAGGGCAGCCTCGATTTGTGGACATACGTACGCACCCAGCTCTGGTATTCGTGGTGCAATGGCAACAAGGCGTCTTAAACGAACGCAGAAGAAGTAGTACGAGCGACGATGGTACGCATTAAAATCGTGATTTATCAATGAAAGCTGCGCCACTAGCGAAGCATCATCCACCGTACTGAGCGAAGAAAAAGGGCCCACCGTGTCCCCCATCTCGAGGGCTGGgggaaaaagtgaaaaactcGATCCGTTATTACACGACTGCTCCGGTTGCGCTGTATTCGCTTGGGCTATGGCTTGCCCTCGGACGGAAACTACCGTTTCCAGCACGGGAAATGGTGATGATACTCATGATGGtaacagaaggaaaaaaaaaacaaccgaagGAGTCGTTAAGCATCGCCGTACTGTCAGAAAATGGTTTCGATTGAAGCAAAGTGGTGGAAAACGCGCTAGGGGTTGTGAGAGAAAAACCAATAACGATACAACCCCCGGGCGGGCGATGGCATATCGGAGGGCACTCGACCGTGCTACGGATGGGCAAGGATTGAAGCGCTTTCCCTGGTACAGATTGtggctgttgttttttctcttctctcgCACATGTTTTTATTCCTGTCGTTCATTTTCCTCGGGTCATACGAACAATTTCGTTGAGCTttaacaccaacacaccaagCGTGCTGTGCTGTGGAGCATCTTAACAACGATTATTGCACTGTTTACTGCACTTGCACGTGCACGCGACAGCAACATAAAActtacgccatcttgtcatccTTGCCTATACACTTTCCTCCCTTTCGTTCACACCGCTAGAAGGGTTTTTCGGATTGTATAAACAAAGAACACCTTCCATGGGTGATAGATGCGACAAACGAATTGACACATTAACCCACCGGTGCAGGGTTTTTCTTCCAGACGCCGTAACGGCTTTATTATGCTTTCAAAAGGTCTGGTTCTCAATCAGAAAACAAGCAAAGAAGTTGAAGGAATAAAAACCATCATTAAATTAGAATCTATCATTAGAAAATAGAAAGCTATCTATTAGTAAATCTTTTCGAGcgatagaaacaaaaaccaatgcGACAAACCACATAAACGTTAGTGGAGAAGTGACTGAGACTACTTTGCTCTGTGGACTGTTTCGTACGGAGAGAAAGTACCCTTTTTCCGTTGAACGTTGCGGCTTTGCCCGATCttaatggaaaaatatttccaaGAACTAGAACATACCAGGCGCCATAAAACATGTTTCAAAAAGAATGTTTTATCAGTGTTTTtgcaatgctttgttttcatCGCGATTGCCCCGAGTTCGTACTTCATATTCCCGTTTTGTGCGcagtgtgttgatttttaattaaaaacaaaccgttCATCTGGTACACGTTGAAGCTGCCAAAGGATAACAATAAAACAGAGATAAGTACGTTCCTAGAAAGCTGGCGTATAAATTCCACTAGAACTAGCTTTAACAAAATGTACTCAATGCAATCGAAAATTGCATACTAATGAACATGGACTCGCTCAGTAATGCGTCACCCATGTATGGGCGAGGCGGAATGTTTTCCCGAGCCAATGTCTACCGATTATGGCTGACGCTCTTGTGTATAATAAATGCAACGTGTaatacatttttcatctgCATTTTTTATATGGAATCAATAGAAAAAGCCACTTAGTGATTCTGGAgataagtattttattttacaaataaaaataaagcggAGCGCCAATTATCCAGATAATGCAGCTCGGAAATGACAGATCCAAaagaaatttgacatattccCCAACATAGCAACTTAGTTGACGGAAGGAATGAAAGAGCCaattttataacataaaatGAGTTCAAACTCTAGAAAAATACAACTACActttaattttcaacaattAAACATACAGGAAAAATACGTTACACACCCAAAACCCCTATCCTTGATGGATTATACGGATTATGAATGGATTATAAAATGTATCTTCAAAAGGAGAAGGCTGTTTTAAACGAGTTATCCAGTAATCCGTTAATCGCCGAGTCTCGATGAGAACGGCGCTCCACTGTCGATATTTCGTAAGTTTTAATCGCacgatgtaaaataaaatcaccacATTTTTGGTATTTATGGTCAGCTACAAAAAGTTATTGGAATAGCGTTGATTTCTTTTGTTCAGATTGAAACgattttttctattattttaataacttaatatattttaatattttataaataatttttcggtatttattgcattttttttatccgggaaatttgtttttctgtgaCATCAAACATGAATGCCGATCACATCGTACTACATGACGATCATTTCGTGGAAGTTTCCCGTTTTATTCTTGTAGTTTTGAAGAACAATATAAGCCCAATGGAAATCATTTTTTCTCGATGTAGAAGtatgtatggtttttttttatttgcaaaggCGATAGTGATGCTGAGCGTGTAAAATATAATTACGTgtatacaaaaacaaacccgatGTTCTGTTTGATGCAAACGAAAGTGCACCAGCTTGCAGTTATAGAATCGCCCCCGGCAGTGCATTCATCAACCGTTTTCACTTCCATTCTTAGCGACGAAAGGGAAAGATGCGCCGTTCCATTACGCAGAAACGTAATTCCATTCGCTGTAAAACACGCTTTACACACGCGTGCAAACCAACCGGGCAGGGTCCAACTACGGTATGGCGGGCGGACAAAAACAGCAATTTCAACCGCGCTGCACTTTACACGGTGTAGCGCATTAAAAAGCTCACCACGCGAGCATAAGAATTACCGCGAACGTCCCGGATCCCGCGCCGGATGTGATGGAAAGTGGTTCGGTCCGGTTGGGTGTGGGCCTGTTGCACATTTTCCAAACCACACCAGCCGTTCTTGCGGACGATTTCCCAGAAAGGAACACGGTGGATTTCTAAACGAGTTTCCCCGCCCCAACTGGTGGGTTGGCCTTCAGTCCTGGGTGCCCTTTCGCTGCTTCGCGGTGCGTAGCTGGCGAACGAACGGATGCGTAGTGGCATCCGATCGGGCGAGTTCCGCAGGATGTTTGACATGCATTTTTCCGACCCGCAATCCCCCTCATGGCAATGCCGGCAAAGGGAGAGGGGGAGAAAGGCACGAGGGGCAAGGTGTAAGCATAATAGGAAAACAATTTCGCTTCCACCAGGCCGTCGTGCGAGTTGCCGTCTTTCAATCTTCCCATCAGCGACAGATGCAGCCTCCATTTTGCGAGTGTTGTTCGATTTACCTCCAGCAAGGGGGGTTGTTCCTCCTTGCTTCGTCCggcccttttttcgcaatgGCCCCGTTTAGCGTGCCTGATCGCGTGAACGCTAAGCCACGAACTGGCTGCTGGAGGAACCGGTATCGGTgagaagatttaaaaaaaaaatggtcaaACGAAGCAAGTTCTTCTGCCCAGTGGAATACACCACCGTACACACTGTCAGCTACCCGTGTCCTCATCTGCGACGATCGTTAGGCTTATAAATGGGAGACTGCGGCCATGGGGcacagttttgtttcgtctccGTCAAGTTCAAGATGTGCACCGGTTGCCCTGGGTCGTACGAAGACGTGTAAAATTGTGCCTCAACTGGAAGAAAGTGCCAGCAGAAACGTGTCACTAGCGTCACCGAAGGAAACTCACCTTGTTCGCATCGTTCAACTCGTCTCAAGTGCATCGGCTCGAATATGACGTACGTTGTGCGGGTTGTTTTAGTGTGTGTTCTGGTCGGTTTGATCGATTCTAACCCGGCCGTCGATAGTGGCAGCAATGTCAATCATTTGGTGAGTGATGCCGGACGCAAAGCGAACAGCAAAAAACCCAACCTCTAACCTGATTCTAACTACATCTCACGAAAATTCTGTATTGGTGCAACGGGTGAAAACTGCAAAAACAGGAATCGGAACACGGCACGCTCAGCAAGGCGGCGCTAGAGGATAGCTTCATTCGCCGGCTTGGTGGCAAATGCACGCAGAAGGACAACAGTTCCTGCGTGATGCTGAAGTTGGTTACCTACATGAACCGGATGCTGAAAAAGTCCACCATTAACCTCGGGGATAGCTTCGAGCTGATGAAAACACGGTACGTTATGCTTCATGGAGTGCATTTGATATGGGCAGCATCGTTCGTAAACAGATTTAACAGAGCAAACAGACTTAACACATTGACCTATTGAAGATTGGGTTTAACCTAAGTGAAAGATTATACTGTCTTGTTTGTTCCGCGTTGGGGAGATTTTCATTTGTCTCACGTCAACACGTCCGTGGAAATTGTTCCTGATGGCCTGCAGAATGGATGTcattcaaaacgaaaaatCTAACCTTCCATGTCGTTGGAGTCGTTAGAGTTGGACAGAATTCCCGAGGGGACTGTTGTGGGACTCAAACAAATATGGATCTCTCTCTCCGAATGTTGCCAATCAACCTATTTTCCCCTACAGAATTCAACCTTTTGACAGATTCTTTTCACTTTCGGTAAAccgttttctgttttttgtctGCTCACAATGGAAACCATCCCTAATGGTCCTTGCTCGAAAGCATGTCCAGGATCAGCATCTAGTATGCCATGCAATGCCGCCCGGGGTCTTTGTGTAGCGAACACAATACACTAACCATGCCGTACGGTCGCTCTCCATTCCAGCTCGGACGAACAGCTATCGGATGCGGACGCGGACGAGCTATCGGTGTTGGCCCGTTCGTCCAGTTCGGACGACCACAAGCTGAGCGTGATGGTGGCAGACAAGATTTGGCGCTTCATCCACAGCCGCAGCCTCCGGTGGCGGGCAACGAGGGCGACGGATGTGGTGGTCGCTTCCGGTGAAGGTGGTAAGCTAAATCTGGGCGTATCGCTCGACACGCGCCGTCTGTTCGAGGAAGGCCGCGGTCGGCTGAAGCAGTACGCACCGATGCTGGCCGCCATCGTCATGAAGGCGGTACTGGTCGGTGCGCTCGTGCTGAAGGGCATCGCACTGCTCGTCGGCAAAGCGCTGCTCGTGTCCAAGCTCGCACTGGTGCTGGCCAGCATACTCGGCATCAAGAAGCTGCTGCACAAGAAGTACGTCACCTACGAGGTGGTTGCTCACGCACCGGAACCGCACCACCACGTCGATACGTACAGCTCCGGGTGGGCCCGTGCGCTCGACGGCTTCGTGGAGTCGTTCTCGAACGAGCTGAACCGGCGGCTGACGGTAGATTCCCACGATCTCGCCTATCAGCAGCAGGCACCCACTCATTAGGGAGGGATCGCGTTGGCGTACTTTCTTCCGTGTCCTATGTACCTTGATCCTTGAGCGCCCGCTAACCGACGGGTGAatcgaataaattatttattttacctaATTGCTAACGGTTGCTTCTGCTTTCCCTCTGCGGCAGGATTATCAATGCCGGTAATCTATCGCTTggtaggaaagaaaaacgtttCCCTCCCACCTGttatcttttaatttttctttagAGAAACTTTCAGTTCGcctgaaataaaatattcctttTCTTGATCACCTTCAAGGTTTTTCACCATCGTTTGCGCATATTCCACGCGGTTGAGCGCTCTTTATTGACCAAACCAATCGGCAATCGCAACCGATTgaacaaattttaattatttccaaatTTTCTTCGAATGGCAACGAACTGGTAAAACTTTGATTGTCAGTCTTTTTTGCATCAATTTTGCTAGCATCGCCGGTAATGTGCTCGTCAGTAGCGCTCGGATGTCAACCGAGCAACGGGAAGCCATTTCTTTATCTAAGGATTAAACTTCCCTGAGTGAATTGGATCGGAAAAATTTTCTAGCGTAATTTTCCAGAAGTTTTGGGACAGAATAGCAGTGAGTGCCGACGTTAGCGGAAATTCAAAAGTGTGTGGGATTATTCATTTAATCTTTAGCGCAAAGTTGGCTCTACTTTGTGTTATCGTGTCCTATGATACCGTGCGCTGTGAGTAATCATATacttttttgcttcaattatAATAAATTCCGCTCCAGGCGATGAATAACTTGTAGGAATTGTTAACTGGAGAACACATCGAATtcgaaatcaaattaattGCAGTAAATGCGGACAGCATTTGTGAcaaaactttttgttttctaagcTTGAgatttgattaaaaatattgCTAAAATCTGCCATtaaatctctctctctatatttggcgtaacgacctattAAGGTTATACCTGCCAGTTTTGGAATACTAGACTTAATTATACTACGtaaccggatagtcagtccggatgggattttggtcgttcgtgtgaagaccggcacaTGCCACCGGACCGCCCATTCAATATAAGAGATAAAAAGTTCTCCCTTTGAACAAAATTCATTCCTTATCTGTTCAATATTCAAACAATGctttggaaattaaaaaaaaaaatatctgtttattaaaacaaataagtgAAATCTTCGAAATTAAGTTCGTTttatggtagttttttgaCGAATAGCCAACGAGTACTACAGCTTGAATATATCTCTTCGAAAACTCATGAAAGGATAAAATTTCTCATGAAGACATTTTCTGTCCaataattgattgtttttattaaaaaaatgactTATTATTGAACTTTTCAGGGTACCGTTGTCTTCAAGTAAACTGAATATCTTCCTCGATATCTTACATTATTTTCTGTTgtctgaataaataaatcactTTTGGCGCAGTAATGCAAAGactaaatatattaaaaaagctTTAATGATTATTTCTCTACTAAAAAATGAAGGAAGTCTCATACAACATCCTTCCGAAAAACAACGCTGCAGACCACCAAACCCATTTCAAATTGTTCCTGCGATTGCATCATtccgaaaacaaacattttgctGAGTTTCCTGCTACCCGATGCAGCATGAGCACCGATTAGCGAGAGTGCGCCACCATCACGAACGCGTAAGGTATTCCAATTATTTCCATCTTCTAACGTTCACCCATTTTACCGGACCGCACGCGATTCTCTAACGAGAACCTAAGCTGCCGCTCCTGATGCTGGTGCAAAGCAAAATAGTTTGCTCATATTTCTCGCACCGTTGCTAGTTGGCGGAAGCAATTTTACGATTCGTTTATCACGGGCACCGTCCAAAACCGACAGCTATCAGCGTTGACCAACAGCGAAGTAAAAGGGGTCGATTTTGCGCGATAATAACTGGCagggaagggaagaaaaaaaaacacgctcgACCAGATAAGACCCGCTCGGTGGGGAGAGAAACCAAAGCGAATATTTGCATTTGGCACCACCAGCCAGGACCAACGTTCGTGCTGATGTGCAACCATACCTCATTAGGGGCCTCACCCGACTGCACAAACCGGGCAATTGCAATTTCGATGCATCGAGCCGATAAGTTTCACTGGCGCCGGAAGTAGGTCAGTCTGTCAGTAGGTGGGCTGGCCCCAACGCTTGGTTTTGTTGTACTTTTCTTCAGTAAACGTTCTAACTAACCGCTTTCTTTCAACCATAAGCATCGGATGCATCGAAAGGTACAGAACTTACGCATGGTACGCCTTTTTTTCCGTCAcaagtaataaataaataaatatgcttTATTTTGGGAGATGCTTGGAGTGAGGCTCGCGGAATGATGGATGGGGCAGAAGGATGAGGGCAGGTATTTTTTGGCATacagaggggggggggggtcattCGTCAGCATCGCTGTCTTCGGCGCGATCACCACCCGGCCGGGGGTGGGGACCGGGAGACATCAAATTGTTGGGAAACAAATAATACAACAGACACCACCATGGCGGCTAGGGCGATCTTCCATATTGTTGCGATCTTCAACACCGCATCAGTTTCAGTTCTCGAGTGTCGGCGTGGGTGTGAGTGAGTTTGTGTGCTGGTGCATGCAGATCACCTGTTTCGCCTATCTGAAGTATTTGGCTGCCTGCGGCTGGGAGTAGACATCCTGCCGCTTGATCTTGCTGCCGGCGCTGAAATGATGACGGTCGCTACCGCCTGCGACGGCAACGGGCTGTGCCGCGGAGCTGCCCGACTTGTCCGTAGCGGTGGAGGCAGCCGCATCGACGACGGCCGCATTCACGTTGCTGGCCgctccgaggccaccttcggcCGCGTGCAGTGCCGACGGTCCGTCGTGGTGTCCCAAATGGCCGCCCAGTCCCATCGAGTACATGTCGTTGCTAGCACCACCGAACCCATGGTGGAAGTCCATACCGTACGGCATCATGAACGGTTCCGGATGGTCGAAGTAAGGCGCTGGCATGACACTGTCCGGAGATCGGGAGaaaaagagatagagagagttGGATCAGGATAACTGCCCAGGTCCTCTCCAGGAATTCGCATACTTACGCGACCGGTTCCATGAGCTTCTTGAAGGTCATCATCGCTACGACAATTAGGGCAATTTTAGCGACCAAAAAGGCCTTAATCGCAAGCAGCTTCACGCCGGCGATGGCAAGCGCATACCAGCCGATCTGGCTGAAGACCAGGAACGCGGGCACAAAGAAGCGCATGTGCTTGCGGGTGCGTCCGCGGGCTCCTGCAAGGAAAGCGTACAAAACACGGGTGCTCAGTAATCGAGGCAGCGTTCGTTCGGGTTGCCTTCACCCGACAACCTGCTACCTACCGTCTTCCTTCTTGAGCAGCGACACCTCAACGTAGTTCGGGTAGTCAGCGGAACGCTCAATGTTGAGCACGGTCGGCCCAACCGGGACCTGGAGTGCGTTCGAGCTCAGGAAGTCCAGCGCACGGGACGAACGTCCGTCCACGCTCAGCGGGATCCGCTCGACCGGCTGCACGCTGAACACGCCGAAGTCGATCGAACGGCGTGCCTGCAGCTTCTGGACCACATCCTTCGCCAGTCCCGTCACGcagttgatgttgttgatgcaGGCCCAGCTCAGCTCGCTGGCCAGGCTCGTGTCCTTCTGCGCCACGCTGGCACCCTGCACGGCGACCACGCAGATCACCAGGATCGACACCACCTTCTTCAAGGACATGTTTGCTACGATGCACAGTTTCCAAACCTTTAGCACTTGCACAACACACAACGGGAAGGATCACCAGCGGGTTATCCTTCGGAGCTGTATCCTTTCGGCTGAATCCCTGCACTAGCTGTTTTGCACACTCCAcactctgctgctgctgctgctgctttgccACACACTCGATCACACGGCACGGACTAGACGCTCATTTGGGGATGGTGCTCTATCCGATGTTATCACTAAACACTAAGAAGCCATAAAATGATAGATTTTGCGAGAATACA
The Anopheles moucheti chromosome 2, idAnoMoucSN_F20_07, whole genome shotgun sequence genome window above contains:
- the LOC128298576 gene encoding uncharacterized protein LOC128298576: MSLKKVVSILVICVVAVQGASVAQKDTSLASELSWACINNINCVTGLAKDVVQKLQARRSIDFGVFSVQPVERIPLSVDGRSSRALDFLSSNALQVPVGPTVLNIERSADYPNYVEVSLLKKEDGARGRTRKHMRFFVPAFLVFSQIGWYALAIAGVKLLAIKAFLVAKIALIVVAMMTFKKLMEPVAVMPAPYFDHPEPFMMPYGMDFHHGFGGASNDMYSMGLGGHLGHHDGPSALHAAEGGLGAASNVNAAVVDAAASTATDKSGSSAAQPVAVAGGSDRHHFSAGSKIKRQDVYSQPQAAKYFR
- the LOC128298519 gene encoding uncharacterized protein LOC128298519, yielding MTYVVRVVLVCVLVGLIDSNPAVDSGSNVNHLESEHGTLSKAALEDSFIRRLGGKCTQKDNSSCVMLKLVTYMNRMLKKSTINLGDSFELMKTRSDEQLSDADADELSVLARSSSSDDHKLSVMVADKIWRFIHSRSLRWRATRATDVVVASGEGGKLNLGVSLDTRRLFEEGRGRLKQYAPMLAAIVMKAVLVGALVLKGIALLVGKALLVSKLALVLASILGIKKLLHKKYVTYEVVAHAPEPHHHVDTYSSGWARALDGFVESFSNELNRRLTVDSHDLAYQQQAPTH
- the LOC128298294 gene encoding uncharacterized protein LOC128298294, whose translation is MHVLVKHSHRGGTWLGPVGVLAVLLLAFCVSPGLPEGIKLPDQTSRTNDGGPSVPVQQQPAVGEERRQGKNLLDFIGLGTGGNVDPYLARTNTQCLNGELAECFKSQALNTFGEFFDKDQYQLTSDARIIRLPETQLRSLAQEGYEFVGESRHSDSEWELLYKYALRRLERFVKSTALEFQMPDQLTEEGRYSARFIDEISDEIDVIEDKKAPLFTRHRLKKIFIPLLLILKVFKLKLLLFLPLVLGLASFKKLLGFLAIIVPGVIGYLKLFKPHQSCCTNDIFSGGYQPQYSPQGLGSIGYSPYKEYAGQHYSRPDGGYASPYSNYYRESGRTDVQGSSVKFGDDLAYQGYSEYRSSGKDVKAEN